GGATAGCCGTCCCGGCTATCAGGACAGGCGGGACGCCTATCCTACATTACGCCGCCGTATTTCCCGTCGCCAGGTGCATGACCGCCTCCTCCGTCAGCATGTCGTGCTGCAACTCGCCGCTCAGCTTTCCTTCGTGCAGGATCAGCGCACGGTCCGGCAGGTGCAGCACCTCCTCCATTTCGCTCGAAACAAAAACAATCGCCACACCCGATTGGGCGAGCGCT
This is a stretch of genomic DNA from Candidatus Hydrogenedentota bacterium. It encodes these proteins:
- a CDS encoding D-xylose ABC transporter ATP-binding protein (with RbsBCD acts to import ribose into the cell; RbsA contains 2 ATP-binding domain) yields the protein ALAQSGVAIVFVSSEMEEVLHLPDRALILHEGKLSGELQHDMLTEEAVMHLATGNTAA